A single region of the Brachypodium distachyon strain Bd21 chromosome 3, Brachypodium_distachyon_v3.0, whole genome shotgun sequence genome encodes:
- the LOC100841555 gene encoding 7-hydroxymethyl chlorophyll a reductase, chloroplastic — protein MAMAARCFFSPEAKPSCFSFTPRCSSSPPPPLGGNGRGKKAVREDWREKSNPIPPGGVYPAKDKCSRCGLCDTYYIAHVNTACAFLGDGMSRVEDLEPIVHGRGRKDTMDELYFGVHDQLLYSRKTQPVQGAQWTGIVTTIAVEMLKANMVDAVVCVQSDPEDRLAPRPVLARTPEEVIAAKGVKPTLSPNLDTLALVEAAGVKRLLFCGVGCQVQALRSVEKYLGLEKLYVLGTNCVDNGTREGLDKFLKAASTEPETVLHYEFMQDYKVHLKHLDGHIEEVPYFCLPANDLVDVIAPSCYSCFDYTNGLADLVVGYMGVPKYSGVSMTQHPQYITVRNERGREMLSLVEGLLESTPTVSSGAREAFVMETVKADDAAKMGKGPANPAPRFVGNIIAFLLNLIGPKGLEFGRYSLDYHTIRNYLYVKRAWGSTRAEQHMPSYAKKIVEAYNKDGRIDSMLQDIKQ, from the exons atggccatggccgcgcgTTGCTTCTTCTCCCCGGAAGCTAAACCATCCTGCTTCTCCTTCACACCgaggtgctcctcctccccgccgccgcccctag GAGGAAATGGGAGGGGAAAGAAGGCGGTGAGGGAGGACTGGAGGGAGAAATCGAATCCCATCCCTCCCGGAGGCGTCTACCCAGCCAAGGACAAGTGCAGCCGCTGCGGCCTCTGCGACACCTACTACATCGCCCATGTCAACACCGCCTGCGCCTTCCTCGGAGACGGCATGTCCCGTGTCGAG GATCTGGAACCGATAGTCCATGGGAGGGGCAGGAAGGATACCATGGATGAACTCTACTTCGGGGTGCATGACCAACTCCTCTATTCCAGGAAGACACAACCTGTTCAAG GAGCCCAATGGACAGGAATAGTCACCACTATTGCGGTTGAGATGCTCAAAGCAAATATGGTCGATGCCGTGGTTTGTGTACAAAG TGATCCAGAAGATAGGCTGGCTCCGAGGCCTGTTTTAGCCAG GACGCCAGAAGAAGTGATTGCAGCTAAAGGTGTCAAGCCAACATTATCACCTAATCTCGATACACTTGCCTTAGTTGAG GCAGCTGGTGTAAAGCGTCTTCTTTTTTGTGGTGTGGGTTGCCAAGTGCAAG CTTTGAGATCTGTAGAGAAGTACCTTGGCTTGGAAAAGCTTTACGTGCTCGGCACAAACTGTG TGGACAATGGTACCCGTGAAGGACTTGATAAATTTTTGAAGGCTGCAAGCACTGAACCAGAAACTGTTCTACATTACGAATTTATGCAAGATTACAAG GTGCACTTGAAGCATTTGGATGGGCATATAGAAGAG GTGCCGTATTTTTGCCTGCCAGCAAACGATCTAGTTGATGTTATTGCACCATCATGCTACAG CTGCTTTGACTACACAAATGGATTGGCG GATTTAGTGGTGGGCTATATGGGAGTACCTAAATATTCTGGGGTTTCCATGACTCAGCACCCTCAGTATATCACCGTCAG GAACGAGCGTGGAAGGGAGATGCTCAGCTTGGTAGAGGGCCTTTTGGAGAGCACGCCAACAGTTAGCAGT GGCGCGAGAGAAGCATTTGTGATGGAGACAGTGAAAGCTGATGATGCAGCCAAAATGG GGAAGGGCCCTGCCAATCCAGCTCCCAGATTTGTGGGCAACATCATTGCCTTCCTGCTAAACCTG ATTGGGCCCAAGGGGCTGGAGTTTGGTCGTTACTCTCTGGATTACCACACGATAAGGAACTACCTGTATGTGAAGCGGGCATGGGGAAGCACAAG AGCGGAGCAGCACATGCCATCGTATGCCAAGAAAATCGTGGAAGCGTACAACAAGGATGGACGCATCGACTCGATGCTACAAGATATAAAACAATAG